Genomic DNA from Chitinivorax tropicus:
AGCCTGCTGAACGCTGTTGGAATCATCCCGCTGAAAGCGTCCTTGGGCGATGGCCGCTTCCAGCGTCGGGTAGCGGTAGCTTTTCATCATCCCGACCCGTAATGTGTCCAGATCGGTCAGGTTGATGATATCTGGCGCATCTTTATGAATCAGGTAGCGTTCTTCTTCCTGAATGACCGGGATCGACCACCGCACGGCTTGCGGGTTTTTGAACCAGATCGGAGAGGTCAGGCAATTGATATGGGCGAGACCTGTTTCGGTGTCTTTTTCGATGCGGGCCCGGGAAGTCATGTAGTAGCTGGGGGTGAGGCCTGCAGCCAGCGCCAGGGCATCACCCAGCGTTTTCATCAGCCCGCCTTTCAGCTCGTTACCCTGGATGATGGTATAGGGGTCGGAGCTGCCTGGTTCAAAAGCAAAGATCAGCTTGTCCGCATGGGCGATGTTGGCGGCCAGAAGTGCTGGCAGTAAGACGATGAGCTGGTGTCGGGTCATGACGTAATGAGTGGCGATTCGCGCATTGCTTCATGATAGCTCTGATCTCGTGATGTCACTGGCTTTGTACACCACATGACGGCCAGCCACTTGGCGGGGAGGTCTATCTGACGGGGCTACCGGTGATGGTCGGGTTCGTGGCATATGGCGCGATGTCGGCGCCAGCAGGCGATGCCCAGCGCGAAGCCCATACAGGGCAGCCAAACCCATCTGAACTCAGACCACAGTACGATCAAGCCACGCTCGGACAGGAAGCGTGACAGGCCGATCGGGGACACGCGAATCATCTGAACAGGCGCAAAGAAGCGCTGATCCGACCAGGGCCACAGCAGCGCAATGCCCAGGCCGCCGGTGGTCAAGGTATCCAGCAGGCCGTGTGAGGCCATCGAGAAAAAGATGAACAGGCTGGCAATCGGAAAGCGGGCGTGCAGCGGCTTACCGCATAGACCAGCCAGTAAACCCGCCAGGGCGGCAAAAGCCAGCGAGTGGGTCATGCCACGATGACCCATGGCATGGGCGTAGGGAATACCGAATTTGAAAGCAAGCACATCCAGGTCAGGCAGCATGGCGGCCAACATACCCAGGGCCACCAACCGGCGGGGCAAGATGGCGCGACCACAAGCCAGCCCGATGGCGCATGGGACAACGGCATGGGTGAGGATGGTGGGCATGGTGTCATACAAAATCACCATCCGCCAAGAGTTGGCAGATGGTGATTTGAGAAGCAATGTGTAAACGGGCCGGGTGGCGCTGGCACGGTATCAGCCAGTGCTTCCTCGTTGCATTGCATATCCAGCCCCGGCAGATCACCTCTTGCTTGCAGGGCCGCCCCTATTGGGCTCAGGACTGGTGGTAGCGGGTGACGACTTCCACTTCCCGCTTCGAGCCGAGGAACACCGCCACGCGCTCATGTAAGGCCGTCGGTTGCAGGTCGAGAATCCGTTGGTGCCCGTTAGTGGCGGCACCACCTGCCTGCTCGATGATGAAGGACATCGGATTGGCCTCATACATCAGGCGCAATTTGCCGGGCTTGTTCGGCTCACGTGCATCACGGGGGTAGGTGAAAATGCCACCACGGGTCAGGATGCGATGCACGTCGGCCACCATCGAGGCCACCCAGCGCATATTGTAATCCTTGCCGCGTGGGCCCTCCTTGCCGGCCAGCAATTCGTCGATATAGCGCTTCACCGGGGCTTCCCAATGGCGCATATTGGACATGTTGATGGCGAATTCCTTGGTCTCTTCCGGCACGGTCATATTGGGGTGGGTCAAGATCCAGCTACCGATCTCGGCATCCAGCGTGAAACCATGGACGCCATTGCCCAAGGTCAACACCAGCATGGTCTGCGGGCCATAGACGGTATAACCGGCGGCGACCTGCTGGGTGCCAGGTTGCAGAAAGACCTTCTCATCGGTGCCATCCACACCGTCCGGGCAGCGCAACAGCGAGAAGATGGTGCCGACTGAGATATTCACATCGATGTTGGATGAGCCATCCAGCGGGTCGAACAGCAGCAGATAGCCACCCTTCGGGTAGTCGGTGGGAATCGGGTGCGGATGTTCCATTTCCTCCGACGCGATGGCGGCCAAGTGCCCGCCCCATTCGTTGGCATCCAGCAAGACCTCGTTGGCGATCACATCCAGTTTTTTCTGTGCTTCGCCCTGAATGTTGCCGGTGCCGGCCTCGCCCAGTACGCCAGCCAGCGCACCCTTGCGGATGGCGTGGTTGATTGCCTTACAGGCACGGGCGACGACTTCGATTGACAGGCGCAATTCTGCATCGATGGCGTTGTTTTTACGTTGTTGTTCGATCAGAAAGCGGCTTAGCGAAATTCGACTCATGTCAGTCTCTCAATGGATGGGTGCGTCGTATTATACCGGGAGTGAGCGTCGTGCTGGCCTGCATGCCGCCTTTACTGCAGAATAACAGGTTCCTAGGGCTTTGCAGGGCGAAATACGGCATGGGTTTTTTCGAAAAGCTGCGTGAAAAACCGGCTCATCCACTCACCAGTCCGCAAGCGGCGGATGCATGGTGGAAAGCCAACGAGCAACGGGAAGCAGCGGCGATACTGGATGCCACCCGTCATGCCATCGGGCAGTTCCTCACTCAGAAAGCCAGCCCGAGCGTGTCGCGACTGGCTGCATTGATTCAACTCGATGGCCTGGTCAACCCCACCTTCGAAATGGCGTATCTGCAATACGTGCAGAACCCACGCATGCCCGAGCAGCTGGAGCGGGAGATCTGGCATCGTTCGGTGCAGTTTTGCGAGACTTTGCTGCGGGCCTATCTGGTTTTCATCAAGGATTCGTCATCGAACAACCAGCGGAGCGAGGCACAGCTGCCGTTGATGTTGGCACGGTCTTTGCGCTATCTCGGCGCCCTCAATCGCTTCCATTATTTTCACAACCAGGTGCCGGATAAAAAGATCTGGGCGACCGCGAACCAACTCTACAGTTTGGCCGAGGTGGAAAAACGCGAGTCCGACATCATCCGTATCTACCCTGGTGCGCAAAAGGCGGAAACCTCCTGTGCCGATGAATTCATCCGTCTATCCATGCTCGGCACGGTCATCGGCTGTGGGCTGACCGTTCGCCAGCTGGATCTGGTGGATACCTGGCTGGCGTGGTTGTCGCCACATGTGGTGTTCGAGCACCTGCCATCCACCACCAGTGGTCAGTTCTGGGTGGATCTGACCGGCTTTGTCGGCACGACCCGCTACAAAGGTGAGCCTCGGGCACCGCGTGGTCGCTATTGGGGCATGTCAGAGTGGCTCTGCACGCTGATGAATGCCCGGCAGCACAAAGCCAGGCTGCCTGCCGCGCTGGTGGAATCCCTGTCGGTGACGGGCGCATCGGATCTGATCCGGCAACTGGAGCGTTGGTGGAGTCCTGAATACGATCTGCAGGCGCTGCGAACCAGCGAAAGGGTGGCGGTGACCGGTGAAATGCAAGTGTTGATCGGCCTGGATGTCATCGCCAAAGGGCTGCCGCCGCCAGCGCAGACCCAGCTGGAAGCGGGCAGGGGAATCGGGGATCGGGCGATGCTGGATATGCAGCAGTATGGCTTTGTCACCGATCGCACCAAGCAAGCGACGGCGAAGGAAGGTAAGGTTGCAACAGGAGTGACCAGCCAAGCCGAATGCTGGATCATGACCGATCGTAGTGAGCGGGGGGTGGGCTTGCAGGCCGATGCCAAGACCAAGCCACTGCAGACAGGTACGTTGCTGGGGGTCAGCATCGATGGCCGGCTGTGGGAGATTGGCATCATCAGGCGGGTGATGAATGAACAGAGCGAATCGCATCAATTCATCGGCGTTGAGCTGCTGGGTGCGCGGGCAGAGCCGCTGATCGTGCGCGGTGGGGTGGCTTTGGCACCCAGCGCACGCGGCCAGACTGGGTTGTTGATCAGCGCATCGGATAACCAGGTTGCCGATCAGCTGGCCTTGATTGTGCCCTATTCAGCCTATTGCCAAGGGGCAGAGTTGACTGTCGAACTCGATCAGCGGCAAGTCCGGTTCCGGATGAAGGAGACGTTGATCAAAGGCGACCATTGGTTGATGGCAGCAGCCGACAGATTGGGATAAGTATTCATGAGCGAGACCAAGACCAAAACGGCGGATTCTGGGCTGCGGCGTTTTCTGCGGGCGGTGCTGCGCAAGACAGATGTCAATGTCCGGGTGACCGATCTGCGCAGCGCGACCGAGCTGATTGAAGAGTTGCGCGAGCAGGATGCCCTGCAGGCGTTGCGGGAAATACACAGCGCACTGGTTGACCTCAATGGCCTGGATTGGCTGGGCCTCAAGGAGCGCATCCGCACCACTCAATATCTGGATGACAAATCCCGCCCGTTGTCAGACGAAGTGATTGCTCGCTTGTTTGCACCTGGCGCGGCAGATGCCTACTTGCTGAAAGCCTTGCCGGTAGTGACGCAGTCATGGAGCGAGTTGAGCACCTCATACCAGCGTTGTCTGGCCCAATTCGAAAAGGATGGCGGACATGCCGAGCAGGTGCTGGTGGTCAGCTCCCGAGCCATGGCGCTGACCTGCTACATGCTCGAATGCATGTTGTACCGGCACTACGAGGTGGGCGAGTCAACTTGGCGGTTGCTGCATGGTGCTTACCGCTTGGCGGAAAAGCATCAGGTAGTGGGCAAGCGTGAGTCGGAAACCGCCTTGACCCCTGGCCAGTGGCTGATGGTTGCGCACCTATTGGCGCGTATTCCCTATGGCCGGATGCTGCCGCAAGAAGTCCGTGCGGTGGCGGAATGGCTGCGGCAGGCGGTGAGCATGTGTCAATTGACGACCGGGATCAATGTCAGACGCGATGCGCTGTGCGTTGATCTGCATTTGAATGAGATGGCGCAGGGTGCGCGGCGCATCCTACAAAGTGAAGGGCATCGTGGCCTGGTCACGGACAAGTTGATGCAGGCTTGGTTGAAAAGCCCACCCTTGTCAGGGCGCCCGGTGCAATGGAAGGAAATCGTGCTGGACATCGGTTTTGCATGGAGTGGCAAACCGCGAGCATTCCGGCGCCGGGCGCAGCGTGAAAAGATGCAACGTGAAGTGTTGTTGCGTCATGGTGTCAACGATGTGCTGGCATTGTTGAAAAGCCCGGATGCGGCCCTGATGGAAAAATCCAACCATGAGCGTTACTCCTTTGAAAGCTGGTTTGGTGAGGAAGGTGGCATGGATGCACCCGATCCACGTGAGAAAGCCCAGCCAGGTTCATTGCTGATCGACCAGAGTGCCATCGGCGTCGCGATCCGGTTCCCCCGGCAGGATCGCTACGATGTACCTGTGGGCGAGTTGGTCGGCATCTATTCGGCTGGAGATGCCGCACCACGGATCGGTCGGGTTGCCCGCATCAACCGGCGGCTGAGCGGTGACATCGAGGTCGGTATCGAGCTGTTGGCGCTGCATGCCATGCCGATCGTGGTGCAGGACCCACAGACCAAGGTACGATTCGAGGCCATCCATGTGGCGCAGTCTGCCAACCCACTGTTTTCGGGCTGCTTGTTGCTACCCGCGACCCGAACAGGTATTGATGGTGTCTTCCTGGTGACCTTGGGCAACGGGGTGTTCAAGGCGCGGGTTGCTGCCGATGCCACCGTCAGCAATGCACGATTTGTGGTCTGCAAGCTGGAGAAGCTGGGTATCGCCTGACAGCGTGGGGGCCAGCAATGCGGTGGTGCCTGGGGCGATCAACGGCTATTCCTCATCGTTGGCATGGTGTTGGTATTCATGGGCCAGCCGGGCCTGCACCTCGGTGGGCACAGCGTCATATTGGGCCAGCGCCATGACATAAGACCCTCTGCCTGCGGTCATCGATTTAAGCCGGGCTGGGTAGTTGCTCAGCTCCGACAAGGGCACCTGCCCCCAGATCGATGCCATGCCCTGTGCCTGGGATTGGGTACCCATCACATGGCCACGTCGGCTGGTCAGATCAGCAGTGATGTCGCCCAGATTCGCTTCCGGACAGGTGATCTCCACCCTGACCACTGGCTCCAGCACGATGGGGCGTGCCGCCTTGATGGCGTCGATCATGGCTTTGCGACCCGCCATTTGAAAGGCGATGTCTTTCGAATCGACGGAGTGGTGTTTGCCGTCATAGACAGTCACCTTGAGATCGACCACCGGACAGCCCGACAGCGGGCCGCCTTCGAGCACACTGCGCACGCCTTTTTCGACCGAGGGGATGAATTGCCCCGGAATCACGCCCCCTTTCACTTCATCGACAAAGACAAAGCCCTGCCCGCGCGGCTGTGGCTCGACACGTAACATCACCTCCCCAAACTGGCCGGCGCCTCCGGTCTGCTTCTTATGTCGATGATGGCCTTCGGCGGCTTGGGTGATGGTTTCGCAGTATGGGATGCGGGGTGGCTGGGTGGTGATCTCCAGGCGATGCTGCTGGGTCATTTTGTCGAGCACGACGCGCATGTGCAGCTCACCCAAGCCGCGAATCACAGTCTCATGCGTGTGGGCAAGCTGCTCGACCTGAAAGCATGGGTCCTCCTGTTGCAATTTGTGCAGTACCTCTGCGATGCGCTGTTCATCACCCCGGCGCTTGGGCTCGATGGCCAGGCCGAACATAGGGGCGGGGAAGGTCAGGGGCTGCAGGTGGATGTGGTCCTCGTCATGTGAGTCATGCAGCACCGCGTCGAACACCAGCTCCTCCACCTTGGCCACGGCGCCCAGCTCGCCGGGGATCAGCTGCTCGACTTCGACATAGTGTTTGCCCTGCACCTTGAACAGATGCCCGACTTTGAAAGGCTTGCGGCCATCACCAACGAACAGTTGGCTATCCTTGCTTATGGTGCCCTGATGGACGCGAAATACCCCCATCTTGCCAACAAATGGGTCCATGACCACCTTGAACACATGGGCCAGCACATGTCCACTGGGGTCAGCGGTGGCGCGAAACGGCTGGGCTGCGTTGCCTTCACCCTTCAGAAACAAAGGCGGGTTGCCCTCCCGAGGGTGGGGGGCGAGCCTGACCAGCACATCCAGCAAGGCGTCGATACCCACACCTGTGCGGCTGGATGTGAAACAGACCGGGATGATGTGACCCTCCCGCAATGCCTGTTCGAATGGGGCGTGCAGTTGCTCTGGTGCAATGTCACCCTGTTCGAGATAGGTCGCCATCAGTGCTTCATCCACCTCGACCACTTGATCGACCAGTGCGCGATGGGCCTCGGCCACCGAGGAGAAATCCGCATCCCCCGCCGGGTTGAAGAAACAATCCACCACAGCAGTTGCGGACTGGGCGGGCAGATTGATCGGCAGTACCTCTTTGCCAAAGGCGGCCTGTAGCTGTGCCAGCAAACCCGGCAGATCAACCCGCTCGGCGTCCATCTTGTTGATGATGATCATCCGGCATAGCTTCCGCTCAGCTGCCCAGGCCATCATGCGAGATGTATTCAGCTCGATGCCATTCACGGCATTGACGACGATGAGCGCCGTATCCACCGCTGCCAACGCGCAGATGGCATGCCCGATGAAGTCAGGGTAGCCGGGGGTGTCGATCATCTCGATGGCTGCCTGTTGATGGGTGAAATGCACCAGCGATGCCTGTAAAGAGTGCCGATACTCGCGCTCCATCGGATCGAAATCACAGACCGTGTCGCCTCGTTCCACGGTGCCGACCCCGCCAATGGCGCCCGCACGATGCAACAGCATCTCTGCCAGTGTGGTTTTGCCGACATCAAAGTGGCCGACCAGGGCCACACTACGAATCGCTTCCACATTGCGAGCCATGGTGACGCTTTCAAGGGGTGAGCATGGTTTCACTATAGCCGGACTCACGCACCAGCGCTGCTTGCGTGCTGATGTCGAAAGCCAACCCGCACAGATAGGTCGGTTGACGGGTTGGTTTTCCGCTATGATGCACGGCATTCCATGCGCCGCCGGTCGTCAACCCATCCGAGACTGGCAGGCGTTCGGCCAAACTGATGATAGCAAGGTGTGATGTTGTGTCTGATCTGATCGTACATGGCGGAACCCCACTCAATGGTCGCATTGAGCCTTCCGCCAACAAGAATGCTGTTCTACCCATTTTATGCGCCACGCTGTTGACGACTGAGCCGATCACATTGCATCGGCTGCCGAACATCACCGATGTGCGCAAAATTCTGGACGTCTTCCGCTCCATCGGCAGCCAGATCGATGGTGAGATCGAGTCCGGTACACTGACCATTTGCCATGCCCAGGCCCACTTTGATGAATCACGTCACCGATTGCCTGAGGAGATGCGCTCATCCATCATGCTAGTGCCGCCGTTGTTGCATCGATTCGGCGTGGCCCGTATCGAGAACGACGTGCAGGGCTGTACCCTGGGCGCTCGTGAAATCGATCCCCATGTCGAGGTGTTCAAGGGTTTTGGCGCAGCCATCGAGCAATCCCACGGCTCGCTGATCGCCCGTAGCCCGCAGCAGCTGGCTGCGCACCAGCACTGGCTTGACTATGCCTCGGTGACCACCAGCGAGAATTTTGCCATGTGCGCGGTGTTGGCCGATGGACAGTCCACGTTGGTCAATGCCGCTTGCGAGCCGCATGTACAGGAGTTCTGCGGCTTCCTGCAATTGATGGGGGCACAGATCGACGGGGTAGGCACCTCCAAGCTGGTCATCCAAGGGGTCGAGCAGTTGCGGGGCGTGGAATACACTTTCGTCGAGGACTATCACGAAGTGGTGACCTTCCTGGCACTGGGCGCGATCACCGGCGGCTCGGTGTCGGTCAGAAACACCGCCTATGAGCATTTTCCGTTGATCACGCGTACTTTCCGCAAGTTCGGGATCGAGCTGAGCCACCAAAATGGCTACACCACCAGCTTCGCCCCCAATGGGTTGATCGTTGAAGAACCCTTCACCAAGAATATCCTGCAGAAAGTCGAAGCCGCCCCCTGGCCTTATTTCCCAGTCGATCTGCTGCCCATCTTCATCGCCTTGGGCGCACGGGCATCGGGCAGCGCCTTGTTCTGGAACAAGGTCTATGACGGGGCATTGGGCTGGACCGCTGAGCTGGGTAAATTCGGCGCCCATGTCTTCCAGTCCGATCCGCATCGGGTGATCACCTTTGGCGGCAAGACATTGAGACCTGCTGAAGTCGAAAGCCCCTATATCATCCGTGTGGCCATCGCCTTGTTGATGTTGGCTGCCAGTATCGAAGGCCGATCCATCATCCGCAACGCATCACCAATCAGACGAGCCCATCCTGGCTTCGTGGAAAACCTGGTCAAGCTGGGTGCGAACATTGAATGGACTGAGTCGGACTGACCGGCGCCGTGCCTGATTCAGTGCTGACCCATCTCTGGCGCTGCCCATGGCGCGACTGCGGGATGGGTTGGCCGCCCAACGGATGGCCACCGCGCCTAGCCTGATTTGACGAAGCAATCGCGGCATATCCAATCAGACAGCAAATAGCTCTTCACCTGCTTATAGGTCGTGCGATTGCGATAGATGATCGCTTTGCCGCAGTTGCCACAGTGGGTATGCTCCCCCGCTGCCGTGCAATAGTGGCCGACCACCTTATGGATGGCTTTCACATCCAAGCCGAATTCATTGGCCAGCTGCTCGATGGCGTAGTGGAAGTGAGGTGGGTTGATCACCAGCCAGTATTTCTGGCACAGATCAACCGCGCCGGGCTCTTGGCTGTTGAATTTCAAGATGATGTCCGCTGCGGCTGACATCACTTGTGGATCGGCCCTGTCTGGCTCAAGGGCATCGGGTGGCGGGTGTCCAGTGTTCATGGGGATTCCTTGTCTGTGCCGTGGCCATGAAATCATGTCAACAGAGCCCAGCCAAAGTCTCGGTGGGCTTCGAAGCAAGGTATTGTTTCCAATCACTTATAGCGCCCACTATATCACGCACTGGTTGCCCCAGCCTGCCGGGTGTCGGGTGGGGCATTGA
This window encodes:
- a CDS encoding substrate-binding periplasmic protein, with product MTRHQLIVLLPALLAANIAHADKLIFAFEPGSSDPYTIIQGNELKGGLMKTLGDALALAAGLTPSYYMTSRARIEKDTETGLAHINCLTSPIWFKNPQAVRWSIPVIQEEERYLIHKDAPDIINLTDLDTLRVGMMKSYRYPTLEAAIAQGRFQRDDSNSVQQAYRKLIIGRIDALLAKDIQITHLLKNDPGRQAYRLATRVESRNQLQCAISRQLPFEATRLEHAFQKLKQSGLLEQLATQYQPHPSASQHESSKQP
- a CDS encoding metal-dependent hydrolase; the encoded protein is MPTILTHAVVPCAIGLACGRAILPRRLVALGMLAAMLPDLDVLAFKFGIPYAHAMGHRGMTHSLAFAALAGLLAGLCGKPLHARFPIASLFIFFSMASHGLLDTLTTGGLGIALLWPWSDQRFFAPVQMIRVSPIGLSRFLSERGLIVLWSEFRWVWLPCMGFALGIACWRRHRAICHEPDHHR
- a CDS encoding class 1 fructose-bisphosphatase, giving the protein MSRISLSRFLIEQQRKNNAIDAELRLSIEVVARACKAINHAIRKGALAGVLGEAGTGNIQGEAQKKLDVIANEVLLDANEWGGHLAAIASEEMEHPHPIPTDYPKGGYLLLFDPLDGSSNIDVNISVGTIFSLLRCPDGVDGTDEKVFLQPGTQQVAAGYTVYGPQTMLVLTLGNGVHGFTLDAEIGSWILTHPNMTVPEETKEFAINMSNMRHWEAPVKRYIDELLAGKEGPRGKDYNMRWVASMVADVHRILTRGGIFTYPRDAREPNKPGKLRLMYEANPMSFIIEQAGGAATNGHQRILDLQPTALHERVAVFLGSKREVEVVTRYHQS
- the fusA gene encoding elongation factor G, whose protein sequence is MARNVEAIRSVALVGHFDVGKTTLAEMLLHRAGAIGGVGTVERGDTVCDFDPMEREYRHSLQASLVHFTHQQAAIEMIDTPGYPDFIGHAICALAAVDTALIVVNAVNGIELNTSRMMAWAAERKLCRMIIINKMDAERVDLPGLLAQLQAAFGKEVLPINLPAQSATAVVDCFFNPAGDADFSSVAEAHRALVDQVVEVDEALMATYLEQGDIAPEQLHAPFEQALREGHIIPVCFTSSRTGVGIDALLDVLVRLAPHPREGNPPLFLKGEGNAAQPFRATADPSGHVLAHVFKVVMDPFVGKMGVFRVHQGTISKDSQLFVGDGRKPFKVGHLFKVQGKHYVEVEQLIPGELGAVAKVEELVFDAVLHDSHDEDHIHLQPLTFPAPMFGLAIEPKRRGDEQRIAEVLHKLQQEDPCFQVEQLAHTHETVIRGLGELHMRVVLDKMTQQHRLEITTQPPRIPYCETITQAAEGHHRHKKQTGGAGQFGEVMLRVEPQPRGQGFVFVDEVKGGVIPGQFIPSVEKGVRSVLEGGPLSGCPVVDLKVTVYDGKHHSVDSKDIAFQMAGRKAMIDAIKAARPIVLEPVVRVEITCPEANLGDITADLTSRRGHVMGTQSQAQGMASIWGQVPLSELSNYPARLKSMTAGRGSYVMALAQYDAVPTEVQARLAHEYQHHANDEE
- a CDS encoding UDP-N-acetylglucosamine 1-carboxyvinyltransferase produces the protein MSDLIVHGGTPLNGRIEPSANKNAVLPILCATLLTTEPITLHRLPNITDVRKILDVFRSIGSQIDGEIESGTLTICHAQAHFDESRHRLPEEMRSSIMLVPPLLHRFGVARIENDVQGCTLGAREIDPHVEVFKGFGAAIEQSHGSLIARSPQQLAAHQHWLDYASVTTSENFAMCAVLADGQSTLVNAACEPHVQEFCGFLQLMGAQIDGVGTSKLVIQGVEQLRGVEYTFVEDYHEVVTFLALGAITGGSVSVRNTAYEHFPLITRTFRKFGIELSHQNGYTTSFAPNGLIVEEPFTKNILQKVEAAPWPYFPVDLLPIFIALGARASGSALFWNKVYDGALGWTAELGKFGAHVFQSDPHRVITFGGKTLRPAEVESPYIIRVAIALLMLAASIEGRSIIRNASPIRRAHPGFVENLVKLGANIEWTESD